A single region of the Drosophila takahashii strain IR98-3 E-12201 chromosome 2R, DtakHiC1v2, whole genome shotgun sequence genome encodes:
- the LOC108055015 gene encoding zinc carboxypeptidase yields MLTSRIGAQWLVILIVTMAASSTKLESGTCPVAKASGCGGNPPDQARYDNYRIYNVEFENQEQIELFQKLEEQSDSLTFIGHAREIGQKLSILVSAHRVADIADLLKTYKVKHRVLTYNFQEKIDRNMGEVQPESIDASKFDWQHFFHLKTIYEWLDKKAQEFPQRVTVLDMGTSTQGNAIKGVKLSSSPSNKAIFIESGIHAREWIAPAAATYIIDQLLTSQDPGVQKLAQDYNWFVFPCVNPDGYKYTFEHDRMWRKNRQLFGTCRGVDLNRNYPDHWNSTGSSSDPTRYDFAGPSAGSELETQRLIEFIRANAAKEQIKTYIALHSYSQMLMFPYGYTKERVSNYDDLQEFGKKASAAIKAESGRDYVSGSLYETIYPSSGGSMDWAHSEAKIPIAYTFELRGPPDSQDLFILPAVEIQPTASEAFTAIRTIVEAAAEKGYYK; encoded by the exons atgctAACATCGCGGATCGGAGCGCAATGGTTAGTCATTCTCATTGTGACGATGGCAGCGAGCAGTACTAAACTGGAAAGTGGAACCTGCCCGGTGGCTAAGGCCTCCGGCTGTGGCGGAAATCCTCCGGACCAGGCCCGCTACGACAACTATCGCATCTACAATGTGGAGTTCGAGAACCAGGAGCAGATCGAACTGTTCCAGAAGCTGGAGGAGCAGAGCGACAGCCTGACCTTCATCGGACACGCCCGCGAAATTGGCCAGAAGTTGTCCATTCTGGTTTCGGCTCATCGCGTGGCTGACATAGCCGATCTGCTCAAGACCTACAAAGTGAAGCATCGGGTGCTG ACCTACAACTTCCAGGAGAAGATTGACCGCAACATGGGCGAAGTTCAGCCGGAGAGCATTGATGCCTCGAAGTTTGACTGGCAGCACTTCTTCCACCTGAAGACCATCTACGAGTGGCTGGACAAAAAGGCCCAGGAGTTCCCGCAGCGCGTCACCGTGCTGGACATGGGCACCAGCACCCAGGGGAATGCCATCAAGGGCGTCAAGTTGTCCAGCAGCCCCAGCAACAAGGCCATCTTCATAGAGAGTGGTATCCATGCCAGGGAGTGGATTGCCCCAGCCGCAGCCACGTACATTATCGACCAGCTGCTGACCTCCCAGGATCCGGGGGTGCAGAAACTGGCCCAGGACTACAACTGGTTCGTCTTCCCCTGCGTCAATCCCGATGGCTACAAGTACACCTTCGAGCACGATCGCATGTGGCGCAAGAATCGCCAGTTGTTCGGCACCTGCCGCGGTGTGGATCTCAACAGGAACTATCCGGATCACTGGAACTCGACCGGGTCTAGTAGTGATCCCACCCGCTACGACTTTGCAGGTCCCTCCGCTGGCAGCGAACTGGAGACCCAGCGTTTAATTGAGTTTATACGCGCAAATGCGGCTAAGGAGCAGATCAAGACCTACATTGCTCTGCATTCCTACTCCCAAATGCTGATGTTTCCCTACGGTTACACCAAGGAACGGGTGTCCAACTATGACGATTTGCAGGAATTTGGCAAGAAGGCTTCGGCAGCGATCAAGGCGGAAAGCGGCAGGGATTACGTGAGTGGCAGCCTGTATGAGACCATCTATCCGTCGAGCGGCGGCAGCATGGATTGGGCGCACTCCGAGGCCAAGATCCCCATCGCCTACACCTTCGAGCTGCGCGGTCCTCCGGATAGCCAGGACCTGTTCATACTGCCCGCCGTGGAGATCCAGCCCACCGCCAGCGAGGCCTTCACCGCCATTCGCACTATTGTCGAGGCGGCGGCCGAGAAGGGCTACTACAAGTGA
- the Septin5 gene encoding septin-2, with protein MVHLATEKKTQEVASKAPRQLQLGGHVGFDTLPDQLVNKSVQNGFSFNILCIGETALGKSTLMDTLFNTSFGSTPSPHNLPNVKLKANTYELQESSVRLKLTVCDTIGYGDQVNKGDSYKALVEYVDSQFEAYLQEELKIQRTMASAHDGRVHACLYFICPTGHGLKAMDLVCMKQLDTRVNIIPVIAKADTISKSELAGFKERIMDELRRNKVSIYEFPTDDETVAETNASMNGQLPFAVVGSTEFVKVAGKQVRARQYPWGSVHIENEAHCDFVKLREMLIRTNMEDLRELTHTRHYELFRQRRLQQMGFVDVDSNNQPVSFQQTFETKRSDHLACLQAKEEEVRQMFVQRVKQKENELKDSEKDLHMKFERLKREHLEEKTQLEEARRQLEEECQELQRRRLQLANGTHTLTLGRGKKK; from the coding sequence ATGGTGCATCTAGCGACTGAAAAGAAGACCCAGGAGGTGGCGTCCAAGGCACCGAGGCAGCTCCAGCTGGGCGGTCACGTGGGGTTCGACACCCTGCCGGACCAACTGGTCAACAAGAGCGTCCAGAACGGTTTCAGCTTCAATATCCTGTGCATCGGGGAGACGGCTCTCGGCAAATCGACGCTCATGGACACGCTGTTCAACACCAGCTTTGGATCCACGCCCAGTCCGCACAACCTGCCCAATGTGAAGCTAAAGGCAAACACCTACGAGCTGCAGGAGAGCAGCGTCCGCCTGAAGCTCACCGTCTGCGACACGATCGGCTACGGGGATCAGGTGAACAAGGGCGATAGCTACAAGGCGCTGGTGGAGTACGTGGACAGCCAGTTCGAGGCGTACCTGCAGGAGGAGCTCAAGATCCAGCGCACCATGGCCAGTGCGCACGATGGTCGCGTGCACGCCTGTCTGTACTTCATCTGCCCCACTGGCCACGGGCTGAAGGCCATGGATTTGGTGTGCATGAAGCAGCTGGACACCCGGGTGAACATCATACCCGTGATCGCCAAGGCGGACACCATCTCCAAGTCGGAGCTGGCTGGCTTCAAGGAGCGCATAATGGACGAACTGCGCCGGAACAAAGTGAGCATCTACGAGTTTCCCACGGACGATGAAACGGTGGCCGAGACCAACGCCTCCATGAATGGCCAGCTGCCCTTTGCCGTTGTCGGCAGCACTGAGTTCGTAAAGGTGGCCGGAAAGCAGGTCCGTGCCCGCCAATATCCCTGGGGTTCGGTGCACATAGAGAACGAGGCGCACTGTGACTTTGTAAAGCTGCGCGAGATGCTCATACGCACGAATATGGAGGATCTGCGTGAGCTGACCCATACACGCCACTACGAGCTCTTCCGGCAGCGGCGCCTGCAGCAGATGGGCTTTGTGGACGTGGACAGCAACAACCAGCCGGTGTCCTTCCAGCAGACCTTCGAGACCAAACGATCCGACCATCTGGCCTGCCTGCAggccaaggaggaggaggtgcgcCAGATGTTCGTGCAGCGGGTCAAGCAGAAGGAAAACGAACTGAAGGACAGCGAGAAGGATCTGCACATGAAGTTCGAGCGGTTGAAGCGGGAGCACCTCGAGGAGAAGACCCAACTGGAGGAAGCGCGTCGCCAGCTGGAGGAGGAATGCCAGGAGCTGCAGCGTCGCAGGCTGCAGCTGGCCAATGGTACGCACACACTCACCTTGGGCAGGGGCAAGAAGAAGTAG
- the nito gene encoding RNA-binding protein spenito isoform X1 has translation MSSHRDGAGADRITIKIHNMKRSASRSPGPASRSSLSRNSRSMGRGYDNGSGVPGDSPERLSPERMRRRLDRSPSPRGRYGSPHREPYMRGPPPAERPAAYKVLCVSALPPKAPDDFIEETLYREYKKFGDFSVRLAHDLDERVAYVCFRTPEDAREAKHHKPRLIIYDKMAIVEPVYKSTTRPEYSRPRGHSMSPPDYERYHYSRSPMGQGVPLDHRRPPLDPYDRYGPPHMHPHAVHPRDYRPMHHEYPHPPRGPPLHRGGHPHHIHGHAPPHQYAPMRPLAPRPHAPYEKPESKKDKFPNYLHHVQPEDDPLSTRTLFAGNLEVTIADDELRRIFGKYGVVDDIDIKRPPPGTGNAFAFVRYQNLDMAHRAKIELSGQYIGKFQCKIGYGKVTPATRMWIGGLGAWTSVTQLEREFDRFGAIKKIEYQKGEPYAYIQYETVEAATAAVKEMRGFPLGGPERRLRTDFAELPGATPAAPFKGSKPPYDESALEYRRPEYDPYYEESSSYAPRGGYSPYPPRGGYRGRGGYRGRGRGMYHYHNDVHRPPHPGSLGSSSSSVPPPGGVDDEWRRPPGESYDRGARSSSREPGVERSRSRSPLKRTRSPGSDSDTSTRRNDALGSASTVPEVARKCSTVWTGALILKSSLFPAKFHLTDGDTDIVESLMRDEEGKHNLRITQRLRLDPPKLDDVQKRIASSSSHAIFMGLAGSTNETNCDDASVQTRPLRNLVSYLKQKEAAGVISLLNKETEATGVLYAFPPCDFSTELLKRTCHSLTEEGLKEDHLVIVVVRGGTA, from the exons ATGAGTAGTCATCGAGACGGAGCCGGAGCCGATCGAATCACAATCAAAATCCACAACATGAAGCGCAGCGCCTCGCGCTCCCCGGGTCCGGCCTCCAGGAGCAGTTTGTCGCGCAATTCGCGGAGCATGGGTCGTGGCTACGACAACGGCAGCGGTGTGCCGGGCGACTCCCCGGAGCGCCTGTCGCCGGAGCGGATGCGTCGCCGCCTGGACCGATCCCCGAGTCCACGTGGCCGCTACGGCTCGCCGCATCGGGAGCCCTACATGCGTGGTCCGCCGCCCGCCGAGCGCCCGGCTGCCTACAAGGTCCTGTGCGTCAGCGCCCTGCCGCCCAAGGCTCCGGACGATTTCATCGAGGAGACCCTTTACCGCGAGTACAAGAAGTTCGGCGACTTCAGCGTGCGACTGGCTCACGATCTGGATGAAAGGGTGGCCTACGTTTGCTTCCGGACGCCAGAGGATGCGCGCGAGGCCAAGCACCACAAGCCGCGCCTCATCATCTACGACAAGATGGCCATTGTGGAGCCGGTGTACAAGTCCACCACCAGGCCGGAGTATAG CAGACCCCGTGGTCACTCCATGTCGCCGCCGGACTACGAGCGCTACCACTACTCACGCTCACCCATGGGCCAGGGTGTTCCTCTGGACCACCGCCGGCCTCCGCTTGATCCCTACGACCGCTACGGTCCTCCCCACATGCATCCGCACGCTGTGCATCCGCGGGACTACCGGCCCATGCACCACGAATATCCCCATCCGCCACGCGGACCACCTCTGCATCGCGGCGGCCATCCACATCACATCCATGGCCATGCACCTCCGCATCAGTACGCTCCAATGAGGCCACTGGCACCACGTCCACATGCGCCGTACGAAAAGCCCGAGAGCAAGAAGGACAAGTTTCCCAACTACTTGCATCACGTGCAGCCCGAGGATGATCCCCTGTCCACGCGCACCCTGTTCGCTGGCAATCTGGAGGTGACCATCGCCGATGACGAGCTGCGTCGCATCTTCGGCAAGTACGGAGTAGTGGATGACATTGACATCAAACGACCACCGCCGGGCACGGGCAATGCTTTCGCGTTTGTGCGCTACCAGAATCTGGACATGGCTCACCGGGCGAAGATCGAGCTATCCGGCCAGTACATTGGCAAGTTCCAGTGCAAGATCGGTTACGGCAAGGTGACCCCGGCCACTCGTATGTGGATCGGAGGCCTGGGCGCTTGGACCTCGGTCACTCAGCTGGAGCGGGAGTTCGATCGCTTCGGCGCAATCAAGAAGATCGAGTACCAAAAGGGCGAGCCGTACGCTTACATTCAGTACGAAACGGTGGAGGCGGCCACGGCGGCGGTAAAGGAGATGCGCGGCTTTCCACTCGGCGGACCAGAACGTCGTCTGCGCACAGACTTCGCGGAGTTACCGGGCGCCACACCGGCCGCTCCGTTCAAGGGCTCCAAGCCGCCGTATGACGAAAGTGCATTGGAGTACCGTCGTCCGGAATACGATCCCTACTACGAGGAGTCCTCGTCGTACGCACCGCGAGGTGGCTACTCCCCGTATCCACCCAGGGGTGGCTACCGCGGACGTGGCGGCTATCGCGGCAGGGGACGCGGCATGTACCACTATCACAACGATGTTCACAGGCCGCCGCATCCGGGATCCTTGGGTTCTTCCTCTTCGTCGGTGCCGCCTCCTGGGGGAGTGGATGACGAGTGGCGCCGCCCGCCGGGTGAATCCTACGACAGGGGAGCCCGCTCCAGCTCGCGGGAACCCGGTGTGGAGCGCTCTCGCTCCAGATCGCCCTTGAAGCGGACTCGCTCGCCCGGTTCCGATTCCGACACTTCGACGCGTCGCAACGACGCCCTTGGATCGGCCAGCACGGTGCCGGAGGTGGCTCGCAAGTGCAGTACAGTGTGGACCGGAGCCCTGATCCTCAAGAGCTCCCTTTTCCCAGCCAAGTTCCATCTGACGGACGGCGATACGGATATTGTAGAGTCGTTGATGCGCGACGAGGAGGGCAAGCACAACCTACGCATCACGCAGCGACTGCGCTTGGATCCGCCCAAGCTGGACGATGTCCAGAAGCGAATCGCATCCTCGTCGTCGCATGCCATCTTCATGGGCTTGGCCGGATCCACGAACGAAACCAATTGCGACGATGCCAGCGTGCAGACGCGTCCGCTGAGGAACCTGGTCTCCTACCTGAAGCAGAAGGAGGCGGCCGGCGTCATCTCGCTGCTGAACAAGGAGACGGAGGCCACCGGAGTGCTGTACGCCTTTCCGCCCTGCGACTTCTCCACGGAGCTGCTAAAGCGCACGTGCCACAGTCTCACGGAGGAGGGTCTGAAGGAGGACCACCTGGTCATTGTGGTGGTGCGCGGCGGAACGGCCTAA
- the nito gene encoding RNA-binding protein spenito isoform X2 yields MSSHRDGAGADRITIKIHNMKRSASRSPGPASRSSLSRNSRSMGRGYDNGSGVPGDSPERLSPERMRRRLDRSPSPRGRYGSPHREPYMRGPPPAERPAAYKVLCVSALPPKAPDDFIEETLYREYKKFGDFSVRLAHDLDERVAYVCFRTPEDAREAKHHKPRLIIYDKMAIVEPVYKSTTRPEYRPRGHSMSPPDYERYHYSRSPMGQGVPLDHRRPPLDPYDRYGPPHMHPHAVHPRDYRPMHHEYPHPPRGPPLHRGGHPHHIHGHAPPHQYAPMRPLAPRPHAPYEKPESKKDKFPNYLHHVQPEDDPLSTRTLFAGNLEVTIADDELRRIFGKYGVVDDIDIKRPPPGTGNAFAFVRYQNLDMAHRAKIELSGQYIGKFQCKIGYGKVTPATRMWIGGLGAWTSVTQLEREFDRFGAIKKIEYQKGEPYAYIQYETVEAATAAVKEMRGFPLGGPERRLRTDFAELPGATPAAPFKGSKPPYDESALEYRRPEYDPYYEESSSYAPRGGYSPYPPRGGYRGRGGYRGRGRGMYHYHNDVHRPPHPGSLGSSSSSVPPPGGVDDEWRRPPGESYDRGARSSSREPGVERSRSRSPLKRTRSPGSDSDTSTRRNDALGSASTVPEVARKCSTVWTGALILKSSLFPAKFHLTDGDTDIVESLMRDEEGKHNLRITQRLRLDPPKLDDVQKRIASSSSHAIFMGLAGSTNETNCDDASVQTRPLRNLVSYLKQKEAAGVISLLNKETEATGVLYAFPPCDFSTELLKRTCHSLTEEGLKEDHLVIVVVRGGTA; encoded by the exons ATGAGTAGTCATCGAGACGGAGCCGGAGCCGATCGAATCACAATCAAAATCCACAACATGAAGCGCAGCGCCTCGCGCTCCCCGGGTCCGGCCTCCAGGAGCAGTTTGTCGCGCAATTCGCGGAGCATGGGTCGTGGCTACGACAACGGCAGCGGTGTGCCGGGCGACTCCCCGGAGCGCCTGTCGCCGGAGCGGATGCGTCGCCGCCTGGACCGATCCCCGAGTCCACGTGGCCGCTACGGCTCGCCGCATCGGGAGCCCTACATGCGTGGTCCGCCGCCCGCCGAGCGCCCGGCTGCCTACAAGGTCCTGTGCGTCAGCGCCCTGCCGCCCAAGGCTCCGGACGATTTCATCGAGGAGACCCTTTACCGCGAGTACAAGAAGTTCGGCGACTTCAGCGTGCGACTGGCTCACGATCTGGATGAAAGGGTGGCCTACGTTTGCTTCCGGACGCCAGAGGATGCGCGCGAGGCCAAGCACCACAAGCCGCGCCTCATCATCTACGACAAGATGGCCATTGTGGAGCCGGTGTACAAGTCCACCACCAGGCCGGAGTATAG ACCCCGTGGTCACTCCATGTCGCCGCCGGACTACGAGCGCTACCACTACTCACGCTCACCCATGGGCCAGGGTGTTCCTCTGGACCACCGCCGGCCTCCGCTTGATCCCTACGACCGCTACGGTCCTCCCCACATGCATCCGCACGCTGTGCATCCGCGGGACTACCGGCCCATGCACCACGAATATCCCCATCCGCCACGCGGACCACCTCTGCATCGCGGCGGCCATCCACATCACATCCATGGCCATGCACCTCCGCATCAGTACGCTCCAATGAGGCCACTGGCACCACGTCCACATGCGCCGTACGAAAAGCCCGAGAGCAAGAAGGACAAGTTTCCCAACTACTTGCATCACGTGCAGCCCGAGGATGATCCCCTGTCCACGCGCACCCTGTTCGCTGGCAATCTGGAGGTGACCATCGCCGATGACGAGCTGCGTCGCATCTTCGGCAAGTACGGAGTAGTGGATGACATTGACATCAAACGACCACCGCCGGGCACGGGCAATGCTTTCGCGTTTGTGCGCTACCAGAATCTGGACATGGCTCACCGGGCGAAGATCGAGCTATCCGGCCAGTACATTGGCAAGTTCCAGTGCAAGATCGGTTACGGCAAGGTGACCCCGGCCACTCGTATGTGGATCGGAGGCCTGGGCGCTTGGACCTCGGTCACTCAGCTGGAGCGGGAGTTCGATCGCTTCGGCGCAATCAAGAAGATCGAGTACCAAAAGGGCGAGCCGTACGCTTACATTCAGTACGAAACGGTGGAGGCGGCCACGGCGGCGGTAAAGGAGATGCGCGGCTTTCCACTCGGCGGACCAGAACGTCGTCTGCGCACAGACTTCGCGGAGTTACCGGGCGCCACACCGGCCGCTCCGTTCAAGGGCTCCAAGCCGCCGTATGACGAAAGTGCATTGGAGTACCGTCGTCCGGAATACGATCCCTACTACGAGGAGTCCTCGTCGTACGCACCGCGAGGTGGCTACTCCCCGTATCCACCCAGGGGTGGCTACCGCGGACGTGGCGGCTATCGCGGCAGGGGACGCGGCATGTACCACTATCACAACGATGTTCACAGGCCGCCGCATCCGGGATCCTTGGGTTCTTCCTCTTCGTCGGTGCCGCCTCCTGGGGGAGTGGATGACGAGTGGCGCCGCCCGCCGGGTGAATCCTACGACAGGGGAGCCCGCTCCAGCTCGCGGGAACCCGGTGTGGAGCGCTCTCGCTCCAGATCGCCCTTGAAGCGGACTCGCTCGCCCGGTTCCGATTCCGACACTTCGACGCGTCGCAACGACGCCCTTGGATCGGCCAGCACGGTGCCGGAGGTGGCTCGCAAGTGCAGTACAGTGTGGACCGGAGCCCTGATCCTCAAGAGCTCCCTTTTCCCAGCCAAGTTCCATCTGACGGACGGCGATACGGATATTGTAGAGTCGTTGATGCGCGACGAGGAGGGCAAGCACAACCTACGCATCACGCAGCGACTGCGCTTGGATCCGCCCAAGCTGGACGATGTCCAGAAGCGAATCGCATCCTCGTCGTCGCATGCCATCTTCATGGGCTTGGCCGGATCCACGAACGAAACCAATTGCGACGATGCCAGCGTGCAGACGCGTCCGCTGAGGAACCTGGTCTCCTACCTGAAGCAGAAGGAGGCGGCCGGCGTCATCTCGCTGCTGAACAAGGAGACGGAGGCCACCGGAGTGCTGTACGCCTTTCCGCCCTGCGACTTCTCCACGGAGCTGCTAAAGCGCACGTGCCACAGTCTCACGGAGGAGGGTCTGAAGGAGGACCACCTGGTCATTGTGGTGGTGCGCGGCGGAACGGCCTAA
- the LOC108055058 gene encoding dynein light chain Tctex-type 5-B, whose product MGDSPKERRSKEAAVPEASAKEAETAKGKKEKKEKAEKSAEASQKPRPASSQRGSLTKSHIGVPLGMGAPAAKPTMRFMPTYRLESKNPLNKERVENIIKAVMNRHYNDEYMFHPKHSLHMAAQVSEEIKNRIKLDNYDRYRYIVLVTVGEFLMQGLYSMVNFLWDAEKDGFVTYSVERPSYFAVCTTFYLYYD is encoded by the exons ATGGGCGACTCTCCGAAAGAGCGGCGCAGCAAGGAGGCCGCCGTGCCCGAGGCCTCCGCCAAGGAGGCGGAAACTGCCAAGgggaaaaaagagaagaagGAAAAGGCGGAAAAGTCGGCCGAGGCCAGCCAGAAGCCG AGGCCAGCAAGCAGCCAGCGCGGATCGCTGACCAAGTCCCATATAGGCGTTCCCTTGGGCATGGGTGCTCCGGCGGCCAAG CCCACCATGCGCTTTATGCCCACCTACCGCCTGGAGTCGAAGAATCCTTTGAACAAGGAGCGCGTGGAGAACATCATCAAGGCGGTGATGAACCGACACTATAACGATGAGTACATGTTCCATCCCAAGCACTCGCTGCACATGGCTGCCCAGGTCAGCGAGGAAATCAAGAACCGTATTAAGCTCGACAACTACGACAG ATATCGCTACATTGTGCTGGTCACTGTGGGCGAATTCCTGATGCAGGGCCTCTACTCCATGGTCAACTTCTTGTGGGATGCTGAAAAGGACGGATTTGTGACCTACAGCGTGGAGAGACCTTCGTATTTTGCGGTCTGCACCACCTTTTACCTGTACTACGATTGA